A segment of the Ipomoea triloba cultivar NCNSP0323 chromosome 1, ASM357664v1 genome:
GATGCGCATCCTAAGATACTAGATTGTGTTTGAATGCACAACTAAAGAGGTATTGATGCACAACATGCTATATAGAAATAATCAAATACTACTTAAGGTAACAAGGCATATCAACATGTTCAATAGATCGATTGAACATACTATTGATCCAACGATACTACTCAACCAATTTATTGAGCGTGTTGATTAGTGACCAAATTCCTTTAGAATAAGTGACCCCGATTAATCCACAAGTTCTCACTTGATATTATAATCAAGTGATGAAACTTGTTGCGTATAATAATAGGCATTAATCCTGCTAAACCCTAATGTTGTCTCCCTTTtatctctaaaacaaaaagcttttctctACTGCTCAACTTCGatttccaccgccggcctccggccagagctctaatggagctttgagccgactgttttggtcaccttctatgtttactctcgctcttcttccgccccgaccaccgttgCAGCTctgtccgcctccgaccaccgccacagatatTTTTCTTCcgctttctttccctttgaataaaataatagtaagtaggtattggggtttgtgttggtagtcttgaactcccaaaccctactttggctttaccactttttattttctctattattgtgttttcctctcgttactttcacgggctttttcctctcgttactttcacgaatttttcattatcattagcataaatcgtttagtttggttttggcaagtgttgatcttatcatgggcgagcaaaaaagaatgatgatgatgacccaGATTTTttatgaagctttaagctccttgaaggaacatagttTCCTAGTTAtgtgcgattcaagttttctatagcatagttagaaaagttgtttctatgtctgactgtaaggaatgatttaccatttcattgatcattgatgtaaacgttttatattatgaattaatggaatagctacgtttatcttcaaaaaaaaaataataggtattatattgtttattaaataactaattttatttgcaatacaattatattattattaaaagaaaaaaactattttttacCCTCCTAAAATTTTTCTTCCTGTTGTGAATCATTCAATGCAACATTTGCAGCTTATAAATTCATACTCCATACTACCTATTTCTAAATTTCAGTTTTACATGTCTTGCAATAAATCGAAAACCATGCAAGTTCTTATACCCCAAAGAACTATTTAAGAAGAATGAATAATACAGGAAGAGGTTAATTTCCATAGTCTCTCGATCTAACAAAACATATACTGaatcattttatacacacacatccTCAATTACTCAGAATTCGGAACTCAACTTTAAATATAGTCAAGAGTAATATATATGTCAAGATATACCGGCCTTGACATCCACAATAAATATTGATGCTACTCACCAACAGGCTTCTCAATGGCGATGAAGGAAATAATTTATGATGCAGAGCATTTTTACTCCATTTTTGAGTCACTGCATCTTCTCAATGGCACGTTTTATTTGAAGGGCAGCACTAACTACATTCCCCCTTGTAATAATTCCAACCTTCACATGGAAGAAGACAGCTACTGGTCAGGAATTACATGCTTGCTGATTATAATTTACAGTCAAAACAACTAAATAAAACAATTGCAATACCAGTTTGCCATCACCATCCACCACTGGTAATCGACGATACTTTGTTTCAAGCAACAACCTAAAATTAGAAAACTAATAATTCAGTATTCTTGATATTATTGGTATCCAGtaaagttataaaataaaaataataataataataaaaggtgACCAAAACATATCGGATATTTCacatggtatttaataaaagacaaaggaaaaaggaaacaaatattTACTGACAATATCGTCCTAAACAGCTAAACATGAATCACTGAGGAGCAAGCAAAAGCAATATAGCAATGAAACAGTCATTTAGAATATTTTATAAGAGACTCATGTTTGCTAGCACTAGGAATAGGTAGAAGAAGAGTAAATAAAAGACTTTTACCCAGTAGAAATAGtaacaataaaagtaaaataactgtcacacccaaaaaaaaaccttaagATTAACAGTAGCATCATTAAAAGTAATCATGACCATAGACAATACCTTGCAGCATCCTCAAGATTAGTGTGTTCACGAACAGCAAGAGGAGTTGGAGTCATGAGGTCACCAACAACTTTCCCATTAGTTTTGTTCAACAGTTTCTGGATTTCATTAAAAGTCTGCCATATATATCAACAATTAGAGAAACTTAGATGTAAAGGGCAAATTGCTATGGATACTCTCATCAACACTTGGCAATCTCTCACCCATCATCCCCAATGCACAACTCTCATAACAGCACAGAGCTTGTCAACAGTAACACAACAAACTGGTATCACTACCAGAAAGCAAATCATATCAAGAAAAGATGATACAAGCCGTCAAACACATAGGATTGTAAGAGTATAAAACAAAATAGAAGAAAAATATCACATACCTTCCAAGTACTATCAACATCTGGAAACAAGTTTGTGTCACCTTGGGGACCACCTGAGTTTGAAGAAAGCGCACCTCAGTTATTATCAATTACTGTAGAAAGCAGAGCTGCACATTGATGCGCAATATAGGATAAGAGAGTTAAATTCTAGTTTTTGTCCATCAACTATTGCTCTTTTCCACATTTAGACTTTGACTTTAACATGGACCAATAAATTCGCTCAGGTTCTCAAGTGTCTTGTTGCTTAGTAATGTTGCTGCATATGCCACTCCAAGATACCCACCAATGCCGCAGAAACTAAGGAAAGGGCAAATGAAACCTGACTACATAGCTTGCCTTGAAATGAAGTGTGATTATAACAAATGGCTACCAACAAgtatatttttatgaaaaatgaatttgttGATTCCATATTGAAAATCTTGTTAATTCCCACAGTTTTCTATAGAAAGAAAGAACAGATATGCACTCCAAGTTGGGAATTTTGACTCCAAATGTGGAAGAACATGCCAACCTTGTGAAGTCACGTGTTTATCCTTGAATTTGAAGGATTTTAACAGATTGGACTAaggaaggaccaaatgtgaaatgTAGTCAGATACAAGATATGATTGATTTTAAAATGGAGAACTAAATATGGAAAatgcaatagtcaagggactaaaaCTAGAATTCtctagggaaaaaaaaaaaagtctgtaTCTGACTAAgcaaaatgtgttaaatagtcAAGATCAAAAGCATTTGTTAGTGCCACAAAGAAATGACCAACTCCATACTTCTTGAAATGAATAAGACATCAGGGTCTGTAGAGTTCATCTGTCTGATCATATGATCAGACCATTATCTACTTCAGCCTGTTCATATGCTCCATCAACTATCAAGAAAACTGTCATGTCAAATGAACTCTCACTTCACTAGTGACAATCACCCAAAAAAAGTCTATAAGCAGAACTACTGCATAGTACTAGTTTGAAAAAATCTATTGTCAAGAGAACTACATATTTGATCTTAGAACATCAATAATACCTGAGATGGAATCAAGTGCCAATAAATCATAATCAGACACCACGCCAACCTACAGCAAAAAGTCAGTTAGTGGATGTGTTGGTGTTACCATAACTACTGTTGTTTATGCAGAAAACCAGCTCAACTTAACTTCACAGATTAGTAAGTTTTAGCCAGACTAGTGCTTGAAGAGTTGTCAAGCTGCTCAAACATAAACCAGACATCTGCCAGAGCTTATTGAGGGTTTTGTGTAGTTCACATACATTTATCTTTGATCCCTCACCAATTAAGAAAGTGAGTGGAGATTTATTTTCTCTGATTCTCATTGCTAGAATGTGCACCCTTCCTACTAATGTTCTAAATAGGAGGATACCAAGTCCATAAACAACTTGAACAATGGCCAATACTTTTTTTTCCAACATATTCAGATTTTGTTATGCAATGGAATGAAAAGGCAAGGACAATAAAACAGAAGTTACCAAGTTCCAATCATCATCTATGACAGGAAATCCAGTTATTCGTTTCTCAACTAGAGTATCAAGGGCTGCAAATTTcaaaatctataataaaatttcaaaaacaaacaaaaaaagtagAGTATTTCAGAAGTTCAGCTAGCAAAAACAAAGGAATAAGAGCAACCTTCATCAACGGATGTTGTAGCTTTAACGACATGTAAATCCTCTTTTCTAGTCATGAAATCACCAACCGTGTAATGTCCATCTTTAGGCTACAAAATCAAAATCCAAATCAACAAATACACTCATCGGACATACCTCCCCACACTAACACGGAACAGAAGAGAACCTTACAGGTTGAGAATTGCTGGCAGCTGTAGCGGAAATGGAGGAAGGAACGGCAGCAGGCCGACGAAATTCAGAAAGTTCATGGCGCCGCCGGCGAGAAGAGGTATTGAGGACGACCGGATGTCTCGGAGGAGACAGTCTATGATGAGCAATATTGCAGGGGAGAAGACGATAATTGACGGCGAATATTGTGCCGGAAAGGGAAATGATCGAATCCATAGGAACTGACGGAAGTGAGATTGAGATCAGTACTTATAGAAGGATCAGAGTCAGAGACTCCATTGCGCAATGATCTGTTCGCTTTGCCTTGGTTGATGAATGGAAAGGACTGAGGAACAGATGAAAGCGCAGTGTAGCTTTCCGGGCAATTTCTTCACCCCGGAGAAAGTGGCGAGTCGGTCTGTAGAAACGGATAGAAACTCGCCAGAGTTTTCCGCAACATCTCCGATGAAATGATCACGTGGGACCAGCGCATTAAGGATTTTCTCGCTTTACcggcgcaaattttactgtggattgCGGTCCACGTTTAACTGTGATCCATGTATCAAAACCGCATCGTTTTGACTAATGAAAACAAACTGttgaaaaattttcattttatatatactaaagttttctttcaatacaactgcagttctttttcaacacaactacagttcttTTTCGAtatgaatataatttcatttaacattatacattcaaatgtgtgaaattataattcaatttcctttcaacacaacttcaatttcttttataatacactgcagtttcttttcaatacaactacaatatcattttgatataactacagtttcattggacaatatgcacgtgaaactgttatttagtttcattttatatacactacagtttcctttcaccacaactataatttcatttcgatatacctacagtttcatttgataatataaaaaaaatttgagacaatatcttttgagataaaCTATAGTATCCTTTACGCAATTTCGTTAAGAATTCcgacaattattttttttactgaaTGAAATAGTGGCATTTTGTGACCATAGTCAAcaattgtggaccatggtccaccgtataatcTTACCTCTGTTACCAGTCATCAATATGGGCCTTTTTAAGCATCCTTTTGGGCTGATCGAACACAACAAACCCATTCCATTTTCAATCAAAATTTGGTTTGCCTTTCAATTAATCTTTGAAACCAATTTCATATCTATATCTATCCATACCATTAATAAAAACAACATCTTATATTTTAACTTTTCGCCAAAAACACGTATATACTATTAAGatttacataatattataaaatacgATAATACAACtctttaatacaatatattttttctattcataatacaattctacatCAAATAcaatctatactctatactattattaaaaacaaaatcttccattGTGTTTTcccatattaataaaaattatagggGTGgacattttaatttggtttctttaatgtagaattgtattaccatattttacaatagaaaaatgggtcaaataggcccctgAATTTTATtctaagggggcgtttggttcacggaatcttggattaccctaggtaataggattacctccaggaaggtaatgtgagattttgggaatgtaacattacctgatgtgtttggtttggattgtggaatataatattactttgtttggttaagggttatattttatgttatatgggacaatttactataatgtccttatatatatgtatgaatgtattgatgcttaatacgtagtattaaaaaataaatatataaatatacacacatgtatatttgattatataaacatatatttattttatatatgttattgtgttagtaatattattattattattattattattattattattattatatataaggattagttaacaagggcaaagttggaataatccaaggtaatcttagattatgtaaaaaaacgggggtaatcacattaccttgaaacattaccgccacatcagctttgaggtaatataacattaccagactcagattacctaggtaatctcagaTGACCCGAACCAAACGGCCCCTAAAAGTGCGATTAGGCCCTCGAGctttaaaaaagtgcaattacacaCTTGAACTTGTTGAAATGAGTCAACTAAACCTAATTTATCGGTAACCAACAAGTTACCGGTAAATTATTGACGTTGACCTCCGTTAATCGCTGCTATTACTGTTCACCACCgctaaaaaatttattaaaaaaaaaaactgccatAAATTATTTTCGGTCGTTTTCTCCCATTGGAGAAGAGACGAccaaggtcgccttctccggtaGATCggagaagtttttttttttttttaattgtcgtCGTAAAAAAAATATCTCGCCGGAATTTTAAATGACCGGTTATTTCAAGTGAATAAGCAACTACTGGGTTTAAACGCCTAAAAATGACAAGTTCAAGTgtgtaattgcacatttttaaagtttgaggacctaattgcacttttgactAAAGTTCATGggtttatttgatcattttccctTTACAATATTATGTTGCAGGGAAGtatgtgtattgtattattaccattaataatCTTAATATAGAATTGCATTACAAATAGGAAAGTATGAaagtatatattgtattaggatttgtattactgtattttaatgtacaattatagtacgaatatgaattgtatgaccatattttacaatattacgcaaacgtTAATAGTATaggaaattaataataaacaaataattgctATTTTcagatatattaaataaaataatcatgttattccaaattaaacaaaaaaataaataaataaaacaatcatGTTGTGTAgcataaatatgaaaatatttggAGATAAATATAAGAGCACTGCATACTAAATtgtttagtattatattattctctaaaaattttacaatatcgTGTATTTtatgttagagtatatatatttatgaaaatattatttaagatattgtaaaacttcatactATTTTATCCTACATTCCtactataatatattcataatatttatttcaatgtGATACTAGAATTTTTACACGTGAACTGGTCGGTGCTATACACAAATGTAATAAccaaaatgaaaaaacaaatcaatcaattatattaataaagcAGCTAAGCGAGATAATAAATGCGTACAAAAAAGTTTTTATTATGAAAAGTTGATTTCACAAAGCAACGGGACTTTTAATACACCCAACTCAAAACGGAATAACGTAAATGCAAATGCTAATTGATACGCTAACTTGACACGTCACCTGTTAAGCTTGATAAATGCAAATGCTAAGTGGATGGAATATATTGACAAAACAACTAAGATAGAGGATAAGTACAAGGAAACTTTTAATACACCTAActcaaaacattaaaaaaaaaaaaaaaaaacaattagggtgtgtttggaaagtaggaaaatgacttttgaaaaatgttttccgaaaATAGATTCATTTTTCGTGTTTGGATGTTTTCAGGAAAA
Coding sequences within it:
- the LOC116000303 gene encoding CBS domain-containing protein CBSX2, chloroplastic-like; the encoded protein is MDSIISLSGTIFAVNYRLLPCNIAHHRLSPPRHPVVLNTSSRRRRHELSEFRRPAAVPSSISATAASNSQPPKDGHYTVGDFMTRKEDLHVVKATTSVDEALDTLVEKRITGFPVIDDDWNLVGVVSDYDLLALDSISGGPQGDTNLFPDVDSTWKTFNEIQKLLNKTNGKVVGDLMTPTPLAVREHTNLEDAARLLLETKYRRLPVVDGDGKLVGIITRGNVVSAALQIKRAIEKMQ